A window of Costertonia aggregata contains these coding sequences:
- the gcvP gene encoding aminomethyl-transferring glycine dehydrogenase: MKTDVFASRHIGIREEDLKHMLKTVEVDTMEQLIFETIPDDIRLKETLHLDDPMSEHEFLNHIQELSEKNKVYRSYIGLGYHESITPSVIKRNILENPGWYTAYTPYQAEIAQGRLEALLNFQTVVTDLTGMELANASLLDESTAAAEAMTMLFDVRSREQKKNNVLKFFVSEEILPQTLSLLKTRSTPLGIQLVVGNHETFEFGDDFYGAILQYPGKYGQVHDYADFVSKAKENNIKVAVAADILSLVMLTPPGEMGVDVVVGTTQRFGIPLGYGGPHAAFFATKEEYKRNIPGRIIGVTKDTDGKPAMRMALQTREQHIKRDKATSNICTAQVLLAVMAGMYAVYHGPEGLKYIARKVHNKTKILSEALKNISIQQLNSAFFDTIKVSVDDVDKVHNAAEKEGINFNYIDDKTISISINEATSFKDIVAIVNVFKILNTKTIDEGFYAEADKVHAIPASVQRNTPFLQNQVFNSYHSETQLMRYIKKLERKDLALNHSMISLGSCTMKLNAASEMLPLSSVNWGNIHPFVPVDQAEGYQLMLKELAKDLNIITGFAGTSLQPNSGAQGEYAGLMVIRAYHESRGDTNRNICIIPASAHGTNPASAVMAGMRVVVTKTDEKGNIDVIDLEEKVAIHSDNLAALMVTYPSTHGVFESSIKYITKLIHDNGGQVYMDGANMNAQVGLTNPAAIGADVCHLNLHKTFAIPHGGGGPGVGPICVAPQLVPFLPSNPLIKTGGEKAITAISAAPWGSSLACLISYGYIKMLGERGLTRSTEIAILNANYIKHRLEGQYEVLYTGEKGRAAHEMIIDCRPFKAHGIEVTDIAKRLMDYGFHAPTVSFPVAGTMMIEPTESEGLAELDRFCDAMISIREEIDTASAEDYDNVLKNSPHTLEMVTSDTWEFPYSRQKAAFPLSYVSDNKFWPSVRRVDDAYGDRNLICTCAPIEEYAEVE; this comes from the coding sequence ATGAAAACTGACGTGTTCGCATCGCGCCATATCGGCATTAGGGAAGAAGACCTCAAACACATGTTAAAAACGGTTGAAGTAGATACTATGGAACAGCTCATATTCGAGACCATTCCAGATGATATTCGGCTTAAGGAAACACTACATTTGGATGACCCCATGAGCGAACATGAGTTTTTGAACCATATACAAGAGCTCTCCGAAAAAAACAAAGTATACCGCTCGTACATAGGGCTGGGTTACCATGAAAGCATTACACCATCGGTAATCAAAAGAAACATCCTTGAGAACCCGGGGTGGTATACCGCTTACACGCCATATCAAGCAGAAATCGCACAAGGCAGATTAGAAGCGCTATTGAATTTCCAAACCGTGGTGACCGATTTGACCGGAATGGAGTTGGCCAACGCTTCTCTTTTGGATGAAAGTACGGCCGCTGCCGAGGCCATGACCATGCTGTTTGATGTAAGGAGCCGCGAACAAAAGAAGAACAATGTTCTAAAGTTTTTTGTGTCGGAAGAAATATTGCCACAAACTTTGTCGCTCTTGAAAACACGTTCTACACCTTTGGGCATTCAACTGGTTGTGGGAAATCACGAAACATTTGAATTTGGTGATGATTTTTATGGTGCTATTTTACAATACCCCGGTAAATATGGACAAGTACATGATTACGCTGATTTTGTATCCAAAGCCAAAGAAAATAATATAAAAGTCGCAGTTGCTGCCGATATTTTAAGTTTGGTCATGCTGACACCTCCAGGGGAAATGGGCGTAGACGTGGTCGTAGGCACAACACAACGTTTTGGAATTCCCTTAGGATACGGTGGGCCACATGCGGCCTTTTTTGCGACCAAAGAAGAGTATAAACGAAACATACCCGGTCGTATTATCGGTGTTACCAAAGATACTGATGGCAAACCTGCCATGCGTATGGCACTACAGACCAGGGAGCAACACATTAAAAGGGATAAGGCGACTTCCAATATTTGCACTGCCCAAGTTTTACTTGCCGTAATGGCGGGAATGTATGCCGTGTATCATGGTCCGGAAGGATTAAAATATATTGCGCGCAAAGTTCATAATAAAACCAAAATACTCAGCGAAGCCCTCAAAAACATAAGTATACAACAACTAAATTCGGCCTTTTTTGACACCATAAAAGTCTCCGTTGACGATGTTGACAAAGTACACAACGCCGCTGAAAAAGAAGGTATCAATTTTAACTATATTGATGATAAGACCATTTCCATCTCGATTAACGAAGCAACATCGTTCAAAGATATTGTTGCCATTGTCAACGTATTCAAAATTTTGAATACAAAGACCATTGATGAAGGTTTTTATGCCGAAGCGGATAAAGTACATGCCATCCCGGCATCTGTTCAGAGAAATACACCATTTCTACAAAATCAAGTCTTTAATTCATACCATTCGGAAACCCAATTGATGCGTTACATCAAAAAATTGGAACGAAAAGATCTAGCACTCAACCATTCCATGATTTCATTGGGCAGCTGTACCATGAAATTGAACGCAGCAAGCGAAATGCTTCCCCTGAGTTCTGTTAACTGGGGAAACATTCACCCATTCGTTCCTGTTGACCAAGCGGAAGGCTATCAATTGATGCTGAAAGAATTGGCAAAAGATTTGAACATCATCACTGGTTTTGCAGGTACATCGTTACAACCAAATTCAGGTGCCCAAGGTGAATATGCAGGTTTAATGGTCATTAGGGCCTATCACGAATCCCGTGGCGACACCAATAGAAACATATGTATAATACCGGCGTCGGCCCATGGTACGAATCCGGCCTCCGCAGTCATGGCCGGGATGAGAGTAGTGGTGACCAAAACCGATGAAAAAGGTAATATTGACGTAATAGACCTAGAGGAAAAAGTTGCGATACATTCGGATAATTTAGCTGCTTTAATGGTTACTTATCCATCAACACATGGCGTATTTGAGTCATCTATCAAATATATTACAAAATTGATACACGATAATGGTGGACAAGTATATATGGATGGTGCCAATATGAATGCCCAAGTTGGCCTGACCAATCCGGCTGCCATTGGTGCGGATGTGTGCCATCTAAACCTACACAAGACTTTTGCAATTCCCCACGGCGGTGGTGGACCCGGGGTAGGACCAATTTGTGTCGCACCGCAACTGGTCCCCTTCCTACCGAGCAATCCACTGATAAAAACAGGTGGGGAGAAAGCGATAACGGCTATTTCCGCTGCCCCTTGGGGGAGTTCTTTAGCCTGTCTCATTTCATATGGTTATATAAAAATGCTCGGTGAGAGGGGACTGACCCGTTCTACAGAAATTGCGATCCTCAACGCCAATTACATCAAACATAGGCTCGAAGGTCAATATGAGGTTTTATATACTGGTGAGAAGGGAAGGGCGGCGCATGAAATGATAATTGATTGCAGACCTTTCAAAGCCCATGGCATCGAGGTGACCGATATAGCCAAACGTTTGATGGATTATGGTTTTCACGCTCCTACGGTATCGTTCCCGGTAGCGGGCACCATGATGATTGAGCCTACCGAAAGTGAAGGCCTGGCAGAGTTGGACCGTTTTTGTGATGCCATGATATCAATTCGAGAAGAAATCGATACTGCCAGTGCAGAAGATTATGACAATGTATTGAAAAACTCACCACATACCTTGGAGATGGTAACCAGCGATACTTGGGAGTTTCCCTACAGCAGGCAAAAGGCTGCCTTTCCATTGTCTTATGTTTCTGACAATAAATTCTGGCCGTCGGTTAGAAGGGTAGATGATGCCTATGGCGATCGTAATTTGATATGTACTTGTGCGCCCATTGAAGAATATGCCGAAGTAGAATAA
- a CDS encoding UbiA prenyltransferase family protein, which yields MTVLQRIFDFYLDASIHVAFAVLALVHATGLTLNIPTDEHLSWFLFFGSVTCYNFIKYGVEAEKYVLVANRYHKNIQLASFIVLGFAVYHAFFLTMQVWVTLILLFFLTALYALPVLPNAKNLRSLGGLKIFIVALVWSGTTVMLPYIVTKNTLVWDVWIEACQRFVLVLILLIPFEIRDLRYDSPELKTLPQRYGVAKTKIIGSFMVLLFFFLSFLKDDLSYRELVAKGVLFLILGGLMYVTKRNQSKYFSSFWVEGVPILFLMLLVGLKFFF from the coding sequence ATGACGGTATTGCAACGTATTTTTGACTTTTATCTTGATGCCAGTATTCACGTTGCTTTTGCCGTATTGGCTTTGGTTCACGCAACCGGACTAACCTTAAACATTCCAACTGACGAACATCTTTCTTGGTTTCTTTTTTTTGGCTCCGTTACCTGTTATAATTTCATAAAATATGGTGTTGAGGCCGAAAAGTATGTTTTGGTGGCCAATCGGTATCATAAAAACATACAATTGGCCAGTTTCATTGTATTGGGTTTTGCTGTATACCATGCTTTTTTCTTGACCATGCAGGTATGGGTCACGTTAATACTCCTGTTTTTTTTGACCGCCCTGTATGCATTGCCCGTGTTGCCCAATGCCAAGAACCTAAGAAGCTTAGGGGGCTTGAAAATCTTTATCGTTGCTTTGGTATGGTCGGGTACTACGGTAATGTTACCTTATATTGTGACAAAGAACACCTTGGTTTGGGATGTTTGGATAGAGGCTTGTCAACGTTTTGTACTGGTACTTATACTTTTGATACCTTTTGAGATACGCGATTTACGATATGATAGCCCCGAACTTAAAACTTTGCCCCAACGTTATGGAGTGGCAAAAACCAAGATAATAGGCTCTTTTATGGTATTGTTGTTCTTTTTTCTTAGTTTTCTCAAAGATGATTTATCCTATCGGGAGCTCGTTGCAAAGGGAGTGTTATTTTTAATACTGGGTGGTTTGATGTATGTCACCAAAAGAAATCAATCCAAATATTTTTCATCGTTTTGGGTCGAGGGTGTTCCCATTTTGTTTTTGATGCTGTTGGTAGGTCTAAAATTCTTTTTTTAG
- a CDS encoding sigma-70 family RNA polymerase sigma factor codes for MAVHQLQPDHWVDNYADYLFNYAVARVSNAEIAKDLVQETFFAGLKSAKNYKGDAAERTWLIAILKRKVIDHYRKINSKKGKAEVRMGYSSSSDSDGDWMEERVADPFSTLENSPIENEELGMAIQECIAKLPKKQAKVFTMKTIQGISTEDICNELGINPSNLWVMIHRSRTALMGCLNQNWF; via the coding sequence ATGGCAGTACACCAGCTACAACCTGATCATTGGGTAGACAACTATGCAGATTACCTATTCAACTATGCAGTTGCAAGGGTAAGCAATGCTGAAATTGCCAAAGACCTGGTACAGGAAACATTTTTTGCCGGCTTGAAATCAGCAAAAAATTATAAGGGAGATGCCGCCGAACGAACCTGGCTTATCGCTATTTTAAAACGAAAGGTGATAGATCATTACCGTAAAATAAATTCTAAAAAAGGAAAGGCGGAGGTTCGTATGGGTTATAGCTCAAGCAGTGATTCAGATGGAGACTGGATGGAAGAACGAGTGGCAGACCCTTTTAGCACATTGGAGAACAGCCCTATTGAAAACGAGGAGTTGGGCATGGCCATTCAGGAATGTATTGCCAAGCTTCCAAAAAAACAGGCCAAGGTTTTTACTATGAAAACCATTCAAGGGATTAGTACCGAAGATATTTGTAATGAATTGGGAATTAATCCGTCTAATCTTTGGGTGATGATACATCGATCTAGAACGGCATTGATGGGTTGCCTTAATCAAAATTGGTTTTAA
- a CDS encoding rhodanese-like domain-containing protein, whose translation MKLYFWCFVLLLINFGCAQNKSKHITEFSQKDINDGILVDVRTPKEYAAGHIKNAVNINWFDTDFTSQFERFGKNKTIYVYCKKGGRSLKAQEKLKSLGYENVINLEGGYDAKVMHQK comes from the coding sequence ATGAAACTTTACTTTTGGTGTTTTGTATTGCTCCTAATCAATTTTGGTTGTGCCCAAAATAAGTCAAAACATATCACAGAGTTTTCACAAAAAGATATAAATGACGGGATATTGGTTGATGTAAGAACTCCCAAGGAATATGCTGCCGGCCATATTAAAAATGCTGTGAATATAAATTGGTTCGATACTGATTTTACTTCGCAATTTGAAAGGTTTGGAAAAAACAAAACCATTTATGTGTATTGTAAAAAAGGAGGAAGGAGTTTAAAAGCCCAAGAAAAGTTAAAATCTTTGGGTTATGAAAACGTTATAAACTTGGAAGGTGGGTATGATGCAAAAGTGATGCATCAAAAATGA
- a CDS encoding TIGR01777 family oxidoreductase, translating to MQKLVIAGGSGFLGNAIITYFEDKFDTIIVLTRGKSCTKANVRYVTWDAKSLSDWQHEIDGCEVLINMAGRSVDCRYTEQNKKMILDSRVDATQILGEAITKAKNPPKIWLNSSTATIYKHSLHEKMSEENGEIGSGFSVNVAKAWEKSLFESVTPKTRKIALRTSIVLGKNGGALTPIKKLAKFGLGGKQGDGNQKFSWIHVNDFVRSIDFIIQNNFINGPVNIVAPEPTTNAKLMQLVRRTVGVGFGLPAPKWLLEIGAVCIRTETELILKSRNVVPKKLLDAGFTFRYRTLKEALKETIG from the coding sequence ATGCAAAAATTGGTCATAGCGGGCGGTAGCGGTTTTTTGGGAAATGCCATCATAACATATTTTGAAGATAAATTTGATACCATAATCGTTTTGACACGGGGAAAATCATGTACAAAAGCAAATGTACGTTACGTTACTTGGGATGCAAAATCCCTAAGCGATTGGCAACATGAAATTGATGGGTGCGAAGTATTGATAAATATGGCAGGTCGCTCGGTAGATTGTAGGTATACGGAGCAAAACAAAAAGATGATACTAGACTCTCGGGTAGATGCTACCCAAATATTGGGAGAGGCAATCACCAAGGCCAAAAACCCACCTAAAATCTGGTTGAATTCATCCACCGCAACTATTTACAAGCATTCTTTACACGAGAAAATGAGCGAAGAAAATGGGGAGATAGGTTCTGGTTTTTCGGTAAATGTCGCCAAGGCTTGGGAAAAATCACTCTTTGAATCGGTTACCCCTAAAACAAGAAAAATCGCTCTGCGTACCAGTATTGTATTGGGAAAGAACGGCGGTGCGCTTACACCTATAAAAAAATTGGCCAAATTCGGACTTGGGGGCAAACAAGGCGATGGGAATCAAAAATTCAGCTGGATCCATGTGAATGACTTTGTCCGAAGTATAGATTTCATCATCCAAAACAACTTTATCAATGGCCCTGTAAACATAGTTGCACCAGAACCGACCACAAACGCGAAACTTATGCAATTGGTTCGTAGAACAGTCGGGGTAGGTTTTGGTTTGCCAGCGCCAAAATGGTTGTTGGAAATCGGTGCAGTATGTATACGAACAGAAACAGAGTTGATTTTAAAAAGTAGAAATGTTGTTCCAAAAAAACTGCTTGATGCCGGGTTCACGTTTCGATACCGTACGCTTAAAGAAGCATTAAAAGAAACTATTGGGTAA
- a CDS encoding GbsR/MarR family transcriptional regulator, with protein sequence MDYVKAKSKFISTWGSLGTLWGINKAMAQIQALLFISTKALTTEEIMKELKISRGNTSMNVRQLIDWGIVTKELKAGERKEYFTTEKDVQELARIIAKERSRREIKPVVKTLEEVSSIKDDGTEATKEFIKQTMALHELAYTADTMLNKIVNQKQNWLTKSLLKLFK encoded by the coding sequence ATGGATTATGTAAAAGCAAAAAGTAAATTTATAAGTACATGGGGTAGTTTGGGTACTTTATGGGGCATCAACAAGGCTATGGCTCAAATACAGGCTTTGCTTTTTATATCGACGAAAGCATTGACTACGGAAGAAATAATGAAAGAACTCAAAATATCACGTGGCAATACCAGTATGAACGTAAGGCAGTTGATAGACTGGGGCATTGTCACCAAAGAATTGAAAGCAGGTGAGCGCAAGGAATATTTTACTACGGAAAAAGATGTGCAAGAACTGGCACGAATCATTGCCAAAGAACGCAGTAGAAGAGAGATTAAACCGGTCGTAAAAACTTTAGAAGAAGTATCTAGCATAAAAGACGACGGAACAGAAGCAACAAAAGAATTTATAAAACAGACCATGGCTTTACATGAGCTGGCCTACACCGCCGATACTATGCTCAATAAAATTGTAAACCAAAAACAAAATTGGCTGACCAAATCGTTGTTAAAATTGTTCAAGTAA